From Pseudomonas sp. LS1212, the proteins below share one genomic window:
- a CDS encoding aspartate-semialdehyde dehydrogenase, which produces MLPPLIPLSAQPVTSQHDPVKPTPDIAPVMPAQPGSSEGSVDLKQRDAEQAAWLLREEQRRQQRRRHLAQAEEDAEQYLALPGDEVNADNTVPVAPLIDDEPRQGLWVDLQV; this is translated from the coding sequence ATGCTGCCGCCGCTCATTCCGCTCAGCGCACAACCGGTCACCTCGCAACACGACCCGGTCAAACCGACCCCGGACATTGCCCCCGTGATGCCGGCGCAGCCCGGCTCCAGCGAGGGTTCGGTCGACCTCAAGCAGCGCGATGCTGAACAGGCCGCCTGGTTGCTGCGCGAAGAACAACGCCGCCAGCAGCGCAGAAGGCATCTGGCCCAGGCTGAGGAGGACGCCGAACAGTACCTGGCCTTGCCGGGCGACGAAGTCAACGCCGATAACACCGTGCCGGTAGCGCCCTTGATCGACGATGAGCCGCGCCAGGGGCTGTGGGTCGATCTCCAAGTGTAG
- the rapA gene encoding RNA polymerase-associated protein RapA produces the protein MAQQYQPGQRWISDSEAELGLGTVLAQDGRLLTVLYPATGDTRQYALRNAPLTRVRFSPGDVITHFENWKMTVREVEDIDGLLVYHGLNGHSEACTLPETQLSNFIQFRLASDRLFAGQIDPLAWFSLRYNTLEHTSRQLQSSLWGLGGVRAQPIAHQLHIAREVADRIAPRVLLADEVGLGKTIEAGLVIHRQLLSGRASRVLILVPENLQHQWLVEMRRRFNLQVALFDAERFIESDATNPFEDAQLALVALEWLTEDEKAQDALFAAGWDLMVVDEAHHLVWHEEKVSPEYALVEQLAEVIPGILLLTATPEQLGQDSHFARLRLLDPNRFHDLAAFRAESENYRPVAEAVQELLDQGRLSPKAHATIQNFLGDEGEALLGAVSDGDTQASARLIRELLDRHGTGRVLFRNTRAAVQGFPERKLHPYPLPCPDEYLELPLGEHAELYPEVSFQAQAESGEEERWWRFDPRVEWLIDTLKMLKRVKVLVICAHAETAMDLEDALRVRSGIPATVFHEGMSILERDRAAAYFADEEFGAQVLICSEIGSEGRNFQFSHHLVLFDLPAHPDLLEQRIGRLDRIGQKHTIELHVPHLQNSPQERLFQWYHQALNAFLNTCPTGNALQHQFGPRLLPMLESGDDDEWQSLVDEARAERERLEAELHTGRDRLLELNSGGAGEGHALVEEIFEQDDQFTLPIYMETLFDAFGIDSEDHSENALILKPSEKMLDASFPLGDDEGVTITYDRNQALSREDMQFITWEHPMVQGGMDLVLSGSMGNTAVALIKNKALKPGTVLLELLYVSEVVAPRALQLGRYLPPAALRCLLDTNGNDLAARVSFETLNDQLESVPKASANKFIQAQRDVLTPRINAGEAKIIPHHAERVAEAQRRLTAETDEELARLTALQAVNPTVRDSEIEALRKQRADGLAMLDKAALRLEAIRVLVAG, from the coding sequence ATGGCGCAGCAGTATCAACCGGGGCAACGCTGGATTAGTGACAGCGAAGCTGAGCTAGGTCTGGGTACCGTTCTGGCACAGGACGGTCGCTTGCTGACCGTGCTCTATCCGGCCACTGGCGATACACGCCAGTACGCACTGCGCAACGCGCCGCTCACAAGGGTTCGTTTTTCGCCGGGCGATGTGATCACTCACTTCGAAAACTGGAAGATGACCGTGCGCGAAGTCGAGGACATCGACGGGCTGCTGGTCTATCACGGCCTCAACGGCCACAGCGAAGCCTGCACCCTGCCGGAAACCCAACTGTCGAACTTCATCCAGTTCCGCCTGGCCAGCGACCGTCTGTTCGCCGGCCAGATCGATCCGCTGGCCTGGTTCTCGCTGCGCTACAACACCCTGGAGCACACCAGCCGCCAGTTGCAATCGTCGCTGTGGGGCCTGGGCGGCGTGCGTGCCCAGCCCATCGCGCACCAGTTGCACATCGCCCGTGAAGTCGCCGACCGGATCGCGCCACGGGTATTGCTGGCCGACGAAGTGGGCCTGGGCAAGACCATCGAAGCGGGCCTGGTGATCCATCGCCAACTGCTGTCCGGGCGCGCCAGTCGCGTGCTGATCCTGGTGCCGGAAAACCTCCAGCACCAGTGGTTGGTAGAAATGCGCCGGCGCTTCAACCTGCAAGTCGCCCTGTTCGACGCCGAACGCTTTATCGAAAGCGATGCCACCAACCCCTTCGAAGACGCGCAACTGGCGCTGGTGGCACTTGAATGGCTGACCGAAGACGAGAAGGCCCAGGACGCGCTGTTCGCCGCCGGCTGGGACCTGATGGTAGTCGACGAGGCGCATCACCTGGTCTGGCATGAAGAAAAAGTCAGCCCCGAATACGCCCTGGTCGAGCAATTGGCCGAAGTCATTCCCGGCATCCTGCTGCTGACCGCGACCCCGGAGCAACTGGGCCAGGACAGCCACTTCGCGCGCCTGCGCCTGCTCGACCCGAACCGCTTCCATGACCTGGCGGCCTTCCGCGCCGAGAGCGAGAACTATCGCCCGGTCGCCGAAGCCGTGCAGGAACTGCTCGATCAAGGCCGCCTCTCGCCCAAGGCCCACGCGACCATCCAGAACTTCCTCGGCGACGAAGGCGAAGCCTTGCTGGGCGCTGTCAGCGACGGTGACACCCAGGCCAGCGCCCGCCTGATTCGCGAGCTGCTGGACCGCCATGGCACCGGTCGCGTGTTGTTCCGCAACACCCGTGCCGCGGTCCAGGGCTTCCCCGAGCGCAAGCTGCACCCTTACCCGCTGCCATGCCCGGACGAATACCTGGAGCTGCCGCTGGGCGAACACGCCGAGCTGTACCCGGAAGTCAGCTTCCAGGCCCAGGCCGAAAGCGGTGAAGAAGAGCGCTGGTGGCGCTTCGATCCGCGCGTGGAATGGCTGATCGACACCCTGAAGATGCTCAAGCGCGTCAAGGTACTGGTCATTTGCGCCCATGCCGAAACCGCCATGGATCTGGAAGACGCCCTGCGGGTGCGTTCCGGTATCCCGGCCACGGTCTTCCACGAAGGCATGAGCATCCTGGAGCGTGACCGTGCGGCAGCCTACTTCGCCGATGAAGAATTCGGCGCCCAGGTGCTGATCTGTTCGGAAATCGGCAGTGAAGGCCGCAACTTCCAGTTCTCCCATCACCTGGTGCTGTTCGACCTGCCGGCCCACCCGGACCTGCTCGAGCAGCGCATCGGCCGTCTCGACCGGATAGGCCAGAAGCACACCATCGAGCTGCACGTGCCGCACCTGCAGAACAGCCCGCAAGAGCGGCTGTTCCAGTGGTACCACCAGGCGCTGAATGCGTTTCTCAACACCTGCCCGACCGGCAACGCCCTGCAGCATCAGTTCGGCCCACGCCTGCTGCCGATGCTCGAAAGTGGCGATGACGACGAGTGGCAAAGCCTGGTCGACGAGGCCCGGGCCGAGCGCGAGCGCCTGGAAGCCGAGCTGCACACCGGCCGCGACCGCCTGCTGGAACTCAACTCCGGCGGCGCTGGCGAAGGCCATGCACTGGTCGAGGAAATTTTCGAGCAGGACGATCAATTCACCCTGCCGATCTATATGGAAACCCTGTTCGACGCGTTCGGCATCGACAGCGAAGACCATTCGGAAAACGCCCTGATCCTCAAGCCGAGCGAGAAGATGCTCGACGCCAGCTTCCCGCTGGGCGACGATGAAGGCGTGACCATTACCTATGACCGCAACCAGGCGCTGTCACGCGAAGACATGCAGTTCATCACCTGGGAGCACCCGATGGTTCAGGGTGGCATGGACCTGGTGCTGTCCGGCTCGATGGGCAACACCGCCGTGGCGCTGATCAAGAACAAGGCGCTCAAGCCCGGCACCGTTTTGCTTGAGCTGCTGTATGTCAGCGAAGTGGTCGCCCCGCGTGCACTGCAATTGGGTCGTTACCTGCCACCGGCCGCCTTGCGCTGCCTGCTCGACACCAATGGCAACGACCTGGCAGCGCGCGTGTCGTTCGAAACCCTCAACGACCAACTGGAAAGCGTGCCCAAGGCCAGCGCCAACAAATTCATCCAGGCCCAGCGCGATGTGCTGACGCCACGGATCAACGCCGGCGAAGCCAAGATCATCCCGCACCACGCCGAACGCGTTGCCGAAGCGCAGCGTCGCCTGACTGCTGAAACCGATGAAGAACTGGCGCGCTTGACGGCCCTGCAAGCGGTCAACCCGACCGTGCGCGACAGCGAGATCGAAGCACTGCGCAAGCAGCGTGCCGATGGTTTGGCGATGCTGGACAAGGCGGCGTTGCGGTTGGAAGCGATTCGGGTGTTGGTTGCGGGCTGA
- a CDS encoding LysR family transcriptional regulator: MSLTLRQVRYFVATAEIGQISQAAIHLNISQSAVTTAIKELEGLLGTLLFSRSAQGMSLTDAGRHFLNRACVILRSVDDALNSPLPDFRASGLLRVAASYTVIGYFLPHHLQRLDHWHPDVTIEVHEQERRAIEQGLLENRYDMAVVLTANLTHPDIVSETLFNSERRLWLPSHHPLCERSAVTLADVAREPYILLTVDEAEQSAMRYWEQAGQQPSVRVRTSSVEAVRSMVANGSGVAILSDLVHRPWSLEGKRIETVGLTDPVTPMSVGLAWHREHAFTPAMQAFRDYFHDAFLTPQQLSARR; the protein is encoded by the coding sequence ATGTCTCTTACCCTGCGTCAGGTCCGCTATTTCGTCGCCACCGCCGAGATCGGTCAGATTTCCCAGGCCGCCATTCACCTGAACATCTCCCAGTCGGCGGTGACCACGGCGATCAAGGAACTCGAAGGTTTGCTCGGGACGCTGCTGTTCTCGCGCTCGGCCCAGGGCATGAGCCTGACCGACGCCGGGCGGCACTTTCTCAACCGCGCCTGCGTCATCCTGCGCAGCGTCGACGATGCGCTGAACAGCCCCCTGCCGGACTTCCGTGCCAGCGGCCTGCTGCGGGTCGCGGCCAGTTACACGGTGATCGGCTATTTCCTGCCGCACCACTTGCAGCGCCTGGACCACTGGCACCCGGATGTAACCATTGAAGTCCACGAACAGGAGCGGCGGGCCATCGAGCAAGGCCTGCTGGAGAATCGTTACGACATGGCCGTGGTGCTCACTGCCAACCTGACCCACCCGGACATCGTCTCCGAAACCCTGTTCAACTCCGAGCGCAGGCTCTGGCTGCCCAGCCACCACCCCCTGTGCGAGCGCTCGGCGGTTACCCTGGCGGACGTGGCCCGCGAGCCCTATATCCTGCTCACGGTCGATGAAGCCGAGCAGAGCGCCATGCGTTATTGGGAACAGGCCGGGCAACAGCCCTCGGTGCGGGTGCGGACGAGTTCCGTGGAGGCGGTGCGCAGCATGGTCGCCAATGGCAGCGGCGTCGCCATACTGTCGGACCTGGTCCACCGGCCCTGGTCGCTGGAAGGCAAGCGCATCGAAACCGTAGGCCTGACCGACCCGGTCACGCCCATGAGCGTTGGCCTGGCCTGGCATCGGGAACATGCCTTCACCCCGGCCATGCAGGCTTTTCGCGACTACTTCCACGACGCCTTCCTGACTCCGCAGCAATTGTCGGCGCGGCGCTGA
- a CDS encoding acetyl-CoA carboxylase, giving the protein MAEQTVFTPLPGTFYRRATPDSPPFVEVGAQVTADTVIGLIEVMKQFSELTAGVAGRVSAFLVEDGDPVEPGQIVATLDGQ; this is encoded by the coding sequence ATGGCTGAGCAAACCGTATTTACCCCCCTGCCGGGGACCTTCTACCGCCGCGCCACGCCGGACTCGCCGCCCTTTGTCGAAGTCGGCGCGCAGGTCACGGCAGACACCGTGATCGGCCTGATCGAAGTCATGAAGCAGTTCTCCGAGCTGACGGCCGGTGTCGCCGGCCGGGTGAGCGCGTTTCTGGTGGAAGACGGTGACCCGGTCGAACCGGGCCAGATCGTCGCCACGCTTGACGGCCAGTGA
- the ccoM gene encoding cytochrome c oxidase subunit CcoM, with the protein MFFDNVVIAGVITVGLMLLFFAGLGVFIWKDSHKRKQG; encoded by the coding sequence ATGTTTTTCGATAATGTGGTTATCGCTGGAGTGATCACGGTGGGCCTGATGCTGCTGTTTTTCGCTGGCCTGGGAGTATTTATCTGGAAGGATTCGCACAAGCGCAAGCAGGGCTGA
- a CDS encoding SDR family NAD(P)-dependent oxidoreductase — MIRKIALITGASRGLGKSTAQHLAAHGIDIIGTYNSKADEAKALVKTLKKAKVKAAMLQLDISKSETFDDFAGEVSRTLQSVFSQHRFDFLINNAGIGIHASFSETTEDQFDQLVNIQLKGPFFLTQHLLPLINDNGRIINISTGLTRFVLPGYAAYAAMKGAMEVLTRYQAKELGARGIGVNVLAPGAIETDFGGGVVRDNPEINEFLAGNTALGRVGLPGDIGGAIALLLADESRWINGQRIEASGGMFL; from the coding sequence ATGATTCGAAAAATCGCACTTATCACCGGCGCCAGCCGCGGGCTGGGCAAGAGCACGGCCCAACATCTGGCCGCCCATGGCATCGACATCATCGGCACTTACAACAGCAAGGCCGACGAGGCCAAGGCGCTGGTCAAGACCCTGAAAAAAGCCAAGGTGAAGGCAGCGATGCTGCAACTGGATATCAGCAAGAGCGAAACCTTCGATGACTTCGCCGGCGAAGTGTCCAGGACCCTGCAGAGCGTATTCAGCCAGCACCGCTTTGACTTCCTGATCAACAATGCCGGGATCGGCATCCACGCCAGCTTCAGCGAAACCACTGAAGATCAGTTCGACCAACTGGTGAACATCCAGCTCAAGGGGCCCTTCTTCCTGACCCAGCACCTGCTGCCGCTGATCAACGACAACGGCCGCATTATCAACATTTCCACCGGCCTGACCCGCTTCGTCCTGCCCGGCTATGCCGCCTACGCGGCGATGAAGGGCGCCATGGAAGTACTGACCCGCTATCAGGCCAAGGAGCTGGGCGCCCGGGGCATCGGCGTCAACGTCCTCGCCCCTGGCGCGATCGAGACGGACTTTGGCGGCGGTGTGGTGCGTGACAATCCCGAGATCAATGAATTCCTCGCCGGCAATACGGCGCTGGGCCGGGTCGGCTTGCCGGGCGATATCGGCGGGGCGATTGCGCTGCTGTTGGCCGACGAATCCCGTTGGATCAATGGGCAGCGGATCGAGGCATCGGGTGGGATGTTTCTGTAG
- a CDS encoding MFS transporter, with translation MADIKLANAWRILFLLFLANLFNFFDRTIPAIIIEPIRMEWHLSDFQLGIIGTAFTIVYALAGLPLGGMADTGSCSKLMGWGLAVWSGLTAVNGLVGLTVGGWMADKIHQRVANGRLLFAAASMLVATVATAYALHAGRIEIGVFVALFSIGWLFAYNFYTCVYTAIQDVVQPRLRATAMALYFAGLYLLGGGLGPVVVGLLSDHFAQAAMLEAGAGQMTEAFKAVGLHDAMYLIPVAMLLTLVFLLQASRCFSRDAQRMREWMVVEGAGVPAAI, from the coding sequence TTGGCTGACATCAAGCTGGCGAATGCCTGGCGCATTTTGTTCCTGTTGTTCCTGGCCAACCTGTTCAATTTCTTCGATCGCACCATCCCGGCCATCATTATCGAGCCGATCAGGATGGAGTGGCACCTGAGCGATTTTCAGCTGGGCATTATCGGGACGGCGTTCACCATCGTTTATGCCCTGGCCGGTTTGCCGCTGGGGGGCATGGCCGATACCGGCTCGTGCAGCAAATTGATGGGTTGGGGCCTGGCTGTGTGGAGCGGTTTGACGGCGGTCAATGGCCTGGTCGGGCTGACGGTAGGGGGCTGGATGGCCGACAAGATCCATCAGCGTGTGGCCAATGGTCGTTTGCTGTTCGCGGCTGCGAGCATGCTGGTGGCGACCGTGGCAACGGCCTATGCCTTGCATGCCGGGCGTATTGAAATCGGCGTGTTCGTGGCGCTGTTCAGCATTGGCTGGTTGTTTGCCTACAACTTCTACACCTGCGTTTACACGGCCATACAGGACGTGGTGCAGCCGCGTTTGCGGGCCACGGCCATGGCCTTGTATTTTGCCGGGCTGTATTTGCTCGGGGGCGGGTTGGGGCCGGTGGTGGTAGGGTTGCTGTCAGACCATTTTGCCCAGGCGGCGATGCTGGAAGCAGGCGCGGGGCAGATGACCGAGGCGTTCAAGGCCGTCGGCTTGCATGACGCCATGTACCTGATTCCGGTGGCAATGCTGTTGACCCTGGTGTTTCTGTTGCAGGCGTCGCGGTGTTTCAGTCGCGATGCGCAGAGGATGCGCGAGTGGATGGTGGTGGAAGGGGCGGGGGTGCCAGCGGCGATTTAA
- a CDS encoding acetyl-CoA carboxylase biotin carboxylase subunit yields MSQAIKKLLVANRGEIAVRIIRAAKALGIPTVAACSEADVDSMAAQLADEVQVLGPARADRSYLNTQALLDALQASGANAVHPGYGFLSENADFADAVQAAGAIFVGPSAQTIRRMGDKAEARRTAQQAGVPVVPGSPGELQDVQAALAATESVGYPLLIKASAGGGGRGIRLAQNAEELAEEFPRAQREALAAFGNGGVYLERFIRQARHIEVQVLGDGQHAVHLFERECSLQRRRQKIFEEAPSPALNPAQREALCSSAVRLTQALGYKGAGTLEYLFDDVSGEFFFIEMNTRIQVEHPISEMITGIDLVQAMLRIAGGEPLGLRQSDIVLNGAALEMRLNAEDPARDFFPSPGLVEQLNWPQGEGVRVDSHLFAGYRVPPYYDSLLAKLIVHGCDRNQALARAREAVAATTLTGMATTLPLHAELLEQPWLQSAEFNTGTLETWLAERRSGEK; encoded by the coding sequence ATGAGCCAGGCAATCAAGAAACTGCTGGTCGCCAACCGCGGCGAGATCGCCGTGCGGATCATTCGCGCGGCCAAGGCCCTGGGCATTCCGACGGTGGCCGCCTGCAGCGAGGCCGATGTCGATTCGATGGCCGCGCAGCTGGCCGACGAAGTCCAGGTACTGGGCCCGGCCCGCGCCGATCGCAGCTACCTCAATACCCAGGCCCTGCTCGACGCTTTGCAGGCCAGTGGCGCCAACGCGGTGCACCCCGGTTATGGCTTTCTTTCCGAGAACGCTGACTTTGCCGATGCGGTGCAGGCGGCTGGGGCGATTTTCGTCGGCCCCAGCGCCCAGACTATTCGCCGCATGGGCGACAAGGCCGAAGCGCGGCGTACCGCCCAGCAAGCCGGCGTGCCGGTGGTGCCGGGTTCGCCCGGTGAATTGCAGGATGTGCAGGCGGCGCTCGCGGCGACCGAATCAGTCGGTTATCCGCTGCTGATCAAGGCCAGTGCCGGCGGCGGTGGACGCGGCATTCGTCTGGCGCAGAATGCCGAGGAACTGGCCGAGGAATTCCCCCGCGCCCAACGCGAAGCCCTGGCGGCGTTCGGCAATGGTGGCGTTTACCTTGAGCGCTTCATCCGCCAGGCCCGACACATCGAAGTGCAGGTGCTTGGCGACGGCCAGCACGCGGTGCACCTGTTCGAGCGCGAATGCTCGTTGCAGCGGCGTCGCCAGAAGATTTTCGAAGAAGCGCCATCGCCGGCCCTGAACCCGGCGCAACGCGAAGCCCTGTGCAGCAGCGCGGTGCGCTTGACCCAAGCGCTGGGCTACAAGGGCGCTGGCACCCTGGAGTACCTCTTCGATGACGTCAGCGGTGAATTCTTCTTCATCGAGATGAACACCCGGATCCAGGTCGAGCACCCCATCAGCGAGATGATCACCGGTATCGATCTGGTCCAGGCCATGCTGCGTATCGCCGGTGGCGAGCCGCTCGGCTTACGTCAGAGCGACATCGTGCTCAACGGTGCGGCGCTGGAAATGCGCCTGAATGCCGAAGACCCGGCCCGGGACTTTTTCCCCAGCCCCGGCCTGGTCGAGCAACTGAACTGGCCGCAAGGCGAGGGCGTGCGGGTCGACAGTCATCTGTTCGCAGGCTACCGCGTACCGCCTTACTATGATTCGTTGCTGGCCAAATTGATCGTTCATGGCTGTGATCGCAACCAGGCGCTGGCGCGAGCCCGCGAGGCGGTGGCCGCAACCACCCTGACGGGCATGGCGACTACCTTGCCCTTGCACGCCGAACTGCTTGAACAGCCCTGGCTGCAGAGCGCCGAGTTCAACACCGGCACACTGGAAACCTGGTTGGCCGAGCGCCGCAGCGGAGAGAAGTGA
- a CDS encoding bifunctional diguanylate cyclase/phosphodiesterase, with the protein MEWLGLNILAELPPTGQILLNCRHNPFLVLLAYLVACAGSFAMLNMAERVSHVEKPSAQRQWRLLGAFCLAGGIWAMHFISMLAFETPLKTYYDLPITGASLLIMLVAALFTMNTLGQTELRAMQYLQASTCIGLGIAGMHYTGMSAMHSNAVQYYQTSLVLFSIVVAIVVSFAALLLARHFRNGGGMFHQLLKYIASLVMGAGIVSMHFTGMWALTLVVPIGSTLELPMTDNSLHLSLTIALITLLIIASSISAALADKKLQSKEHDLLRVNALLSQLDQARVSLQQVAHYDALTNLINRRGFNQIFAEKLAEQTHSKGMLAVMFLDIDHFKRINDSLGHDAGDELLQVIAGQIKNATRSHDDVVARFGGDEFCILISLNNRDEARQLAQRIMQKMKEPIALVGRRMVMTTSIGISVFPDDGTTCDELLKNADLALYQSKGNGRNSLNFFSSNLKTRATLELQLEEELRTALAEENGLELYYQPIFDLRNGEVAKLEALVRWQHPQHGLLSPDRFIGIAEANGLIAELDTWVLRRACQDLARLSHNGCEQLKITVNCSALNLCREELPGEIDHALRSAGVAPHRLELEVTENALMGNIDVTVALLKKIRALGVSLSIDDFGTGYSSLAYLKRLPLDTLKIDRSFIQDVPNSPQDMEIVQAIIVMAHTLRLQVVTEGVETVQQYALLEQQGCDFVQGYLLSRPVPLRDLRPILDQLNQRKSVSTVDFIQLYPGRDTDGSMLQDLFVDNPGYRASASVAQPVR; encoded by the coding sequence ATGGAATGGCTGGGGTTGAACATTCTCGCCGAGCTTCCTCCCACCGGACAGATACTCTTGAACTGCAGGCACAACCCCTTCCTGGTGTTGCTTGCCTACCTGGTTGCCTGCGCCGGCAGTTTTGCCATGCTGAACATGGCCGAGCGTGTCAGCCACGTCGAAAAACCCAGTGCGCAAAGACAATGGCGCCTGCTCGGCGCCTTTTGCCTGGCTGGCGGCATCTGGGCGATGCATTTCATCAGCATGCTGGCTTTCGAAACTCCGCTGAAAACCTATTACGATCTGCCGATCACCGGCGCCTCCCTGCTGATCATGCTGGTTGCAGCCTTATTCACAATGAACACGCTTGGGCAGACCGAACTGCGCGCGATGCAGTATCTGCAAGCATCCACCTGCATCGGCCTGGGTATCGCCGGCATGCACTACACTGGCATGTCGGCGATGCACTCCAACGCCGTCCAGTATTATCAAACCAGCCTGGTCCTGTTTTCGATTGTCGTGGCGATCGTCGTCAGTTTTGCCGCCTTGCTTTTGGCACGGCACTTTCGCAATGGCGGCGGCATGTTCCATCAGTTGCTCAAATACATCGCCAGCCTGGTGATGGGTGCAGGCATTGTCAGCATGCACTTCACCGGCATGTGGGCCCTGACTCTGGTCGTTCCCATTGGCAGCACACTTGAACTGCCAATGACCGACAACAGCCTGCACCTGAGCCTGACCATCGCGTTGATTACCCTGCTGATCATCGCCAGCAGCATCAGCGCGGCCCTGGCCGACAAAAAGCTGCAAAGCAAGGAACACGACCTGCTGCGCGTCAATGCCCTGCTCAGCCAATTGGACCAGGCCCGGGTATCGTTACAGCAGGTCGCTCATTACGACGCCCTGACCAACTTGATCAACCGCCGGGGTTTCAATCAGATTTTCGCCGAGAAACTGGCCGAGCAAACCCACAGCAAAGGCATGCTCGCGGTGATGTTCCTGGACATCGACCATTTCAAGCGCATCAACGACAGCCTCGGTCACGACGCTGGCGACGAACTGCTTCAGGTCATTGCCGGGCAAATCAAGAATGCAACCCGCAGCCATGACGATGTGGTCGCACGATTTGGCGGTGACGAGTTTTGCATCCTGATCAGCCTGAACAACCGTGATGAAGCCCGGCAGCTGGCCCAGCGCATCATGCAAAAAATGAAGGAGCCCATCGCCCTGGTCGGGCGGCGCATGGTCATGACCACCAGCATCGGCATCAGCGTGTTTCCCGATGACGGAACGACGTGCGATGAATTGCTGAAAAACGCTGACCTTGCGCTTTATCAATCCAAGGGCAACGGTCGCAATAGCCTGAATTTCTTCAGTTCCAACCTGAAGACCCGCGCCACGCTGGAGTTGCAGCTAGAAGAAGAATTGCGTACTGCCCTGGCCGAAGAAAATGGACTGGAGCTTTACTACCAGCCGATCTTCGACCTGCGCAACGGCGAAGTGGCCAAGCTCGAGGCCCTGGTACGCTGGCAGCATCCGCAACATGGCCTGCTCAGCCCGGACCGCTTCATCGGAATCGCCGAGGCCAACGGCCTGATCGCCGAACTCGACACCTGGGTACTGCGCCGCGCCTGTCAGGACCTGGCCCGCTTGAGCCACAACGGCTGCGAACAGCTCAAAATCACCGTGAACTGCTCGGCCCTGAACCTGTGTCGCGAAGAACTCCCCGGTGAAATCGACCACGCCCTGCGCTCGGCCGGCGTCGCCCCCCATCGCCTGGAGCTGGAAGTGACCGAGAATGCCCTGATGGGCAATATCGACGTCACCGTGGCCCTGCTCAAGAAAATCCGCGCCCTGGGCGTATCGCTTTCGATCGACGACTTCGGCACGGGCTATTCCTCGTTGGCCTACCTCAAACGCCTGCCGCTCGACACCTTGAAGATCGACCGCTCGTTCATCCAGGATGTTCCCAACTCCCCCCAGGACATGGAGATCGTCCAGGCCATCATCGTCATGGCCCATACCTTGCGTTTGCAGGTGGTGACCGAGGGGGTCGAGACGGTCCAGCAGTACGCGCTTCTCGAGCAGCAGGGCTGCGACTTCGTCCAGGGCTACCTGCTCAGCCGCCCGGTACCGCTACGTGACCTGCGGCCGATTCTCGATCAACTCAACCAGCGCAAAAGCGTCAGCACCGTCGATTTCATTCAGCTTTATCCTGGCCGCGATACAGATGGATCAATGTTGCAGGATCTTTTTGTAGATAACCCTGGCTACCGTGCAAGCGCATCAGTTGCGCAGCCAGTCCGCTGA
- a CDS encoding 5-oxoprolinase subunit PxpA: MQAVDFNSDMGEGFGPWTIGDGVDEQLMGYISSANIATGFHAGDPSTMRRTVEQAKRLGVAIGAHPGFRDLVGFGRRHINAPAQELVDDMLYQLGALREIARIQGMNLQHIKPHGALYMHLARDEAAARLFVETLHRLDPTLLLYCMPNSATWRVAREIGHPVIREFYADRDYDLSGSIVFTRHVGALDPAKVAAKVLRACQQGRVQTVEGEEIAIEFDSICLHSDTPGALALVEATRAALDQAGIEVRAPL; this comes from the coding sequence ATGCAAGCAGTCGATTTCAATTCGGACATGGGCGAAGGCTTCGGCCCCTGGACCATCGGCGATGGCGTTGACGAGCAACTGATGGGTTACATCAGCTCGGCCAACATCGCTACCGGCTTTCATGCCGGCGACCCCAGCACCATGCGCCGCACCGTTGAACAGGCCAAGCGCCTGGGCGTGGCCATCGGCGCTCATCCGGGCTTTCGCGACCTGGTCGGTTTCGGCCGCCGCCATATCAATGCGCCGGCCCAGGAACTGGTCGACGACATGCTCTACCAACTCGGTGCCCTGCGCGAGATCGCCCGGATCCAGGGCATGAACCTGCAACACATCAAACCCCACGGTGCGCTGTACATGCACCTGGCGCGCGACGAGGCCGCTGCCCGGCTGTTCGTCGAAACCCTGCACCGGCTTGACCCGACGCTGTTGCTCTATTGCATGCCGAACTCGGCCACCTGGCGCGTCGCCAGGGAGATCGGCCATCCGGTGATCCGCGAGTTCTACGCCGACCGCGATTATGACCTTAGCGGCTCGATCGTCTTCACCCGCCACGTTGGCGCGCTGGATCCGGCCAAGGTCGCCGCGAAGGTGCTGCGAGCCTGCCAACAGGGGCGGGTGCAGACCGTCGAAGGCGAAGAGATTGCCATCGAATTTGATTCGATCTGCCTGCACAGCGACACCCCCGGCGCCCTGGCCCTGGTCGAGGCTACCCGCGCCGCGCTGGACCAGGCTGGCATCGAGGTGCGCGCCCCCCTTTGA